In Populus nigra chromosome 10, ddPopNigr1.1, whole genome shotgun sequence, the following proteins share a genomic window:
- the LOC133704881 gene encoding katanin p80 WD40 repeat-containing subunit B1 homolog KTN80.3-like isoform X3: protein MTTKRAYKLQEFVAHSSSVNCLKIGRKSSRVLVTGGEDHKVNLWAIGKPNAILSLSGHTSGIDSVSFDSSEVLVAAGAASGTIKLWDLEEAKIVRTLTGHRSNCISVDFHPFGEFFASGSLDTNLKIWDIRKKGCIHTYKGHTRGVNAIRFTPDGRWVVSGGEDNTVKLWDLTAGKLLHDFKYHEGQIQCIDFHPHEFLLATGSADRTVKFWDLETFELIGSAGTETTGVRCLTFNPDGRTLLCGLHESLKVFSWEPIRCHDAVDVGWSRLSDLNVHEGKLLGCSYNQSCVGVWVVDISRIEPYAIGNANRFNSHSESKSGAIGNQSVLLENNAKTSMGRLSVSQNSDVLVKETKSLGRSAVSQNSVSGNESSKESKILPSAGSVPGTPQRVNLNTGLKTTMTGPLTVSSTAAPKRSSTKILSAANVPVLNKADVIPVIVPRTNSRSEQVADFRKEIGIAARTMPFSLQSKTTDFRKFSNSREDMDQPTTSTQSETTGCKATEPISVMDRNITPAVKASIHGISTAERNIGDDRSMGSGNYESDSITEPPTSYQEENCETRGHKINRDAPTVESQKGGRMRSLMINWEKRGRSSSYEGPTSSTSTGTGSVVNVLPLNMFKQRGRTPSIEKETVSAFDEDVIADLMEQHDQFLSSMQSRSAKLQILGEK from the exons ATGACTACTAAACGCGCCTACAAGCTGC AGGAATTTGTGGCACATTCTTCGAGTGTCAATTGCCTTAAGATTGGCAGGAAATCATCCAGGGTTCTTGTGACCGGAGGAGAAGATCACAAAGTCAATCTTTGGGCTATTGGTAAGCCCAATGCTATACTG AGTTTGTCCGGACATACAAGTGGGATTGATTCGGTAAGCTTTGATTCTTCAGAAGTCCTTGTAGCTGCAGGAGCTGCGAGTGGCACAATCAAGCTTTGGGATTTAGAGGAGGCAAAAA TTGTTCGCACACTCACTGGCCACAGATCCAATTGCATATCTGTAGACTTTCACCCTTTTGGAGAGTTCTTTGCATCTGGTTCCCTGGACACAAATCTTAAGATATGGGATATCAGAAAGAAGGGCTGTATTCACACTTACAAGGGCCACACTCGAGGAGTGAATGCAATCAGATTTACCCCAGATGGTCGTTGGGTTGTATCTGGTGGAGAGGACAATACAGTAAAG CTGTGGGATTTGACTGCTGGAAAGCTATTGCACGATTTCAAGTACCATGAGGGCCAGATTCAGTGCATAGATTTTCATCCCCACGAGTTTCTTCTTGCAACAG GTTCTGCTGACAGGACTGTAAAATTTTGGGACCTTGAAACCTTTGAGCTAATAGGTTCTGCTGGGACGGAG ACAACTGGAGTGCGTTGTTTGACCTTTAATCCTGATGGGAGGACTCTACTGTGTGGATTGCATGAAAGTTTGAAA GTTTTCTCATGGGAACCAATAAGATGCCATGACGCCGTGGATGTGGGATGGTCTAGGTTGTCAGATCTCAATGTTCATGAAGGAAAGCTTCTTGGATGCTCATACAATCAGAGTTGTGTAGGAGTGTGGGTTGTAGATATATCG CGTATTGAACCGTATGCAATTGGAAACGCCAACCGATTCAACAGTCATTCAGAATCTAAATCTGGTGCAATTGGGAACCAATCAGTCCTGCTTGAGAACAACGCAAAGACTAGCATGGGAAGGTTATCTGTTTCACAAAATTCTGATGTTTtagtaaaagaaacaaaatctcTTGGAAGGTCGGCAGTTTCTCAAAATTCAGTTTCTGGGAACGAGTCTTCTAAAGAATCAAAGATTTTGCCAT CCGCAGGAAGTGTACCTGGTACTCCTCAAAGAGTGAACTTAAACACTGGGTTGAAGACAACTATGACCGGTCCTCTAACAGTTTCTAGCACAGCAGCCCCAAAGAGGAGTTCTACAAAGATCCTTTCAGCTGCTAATGTTCCAGTCTTGAACAAGGCAGATGTCATACCTGTAATTGTCCCCAGAACTAACTCCAGATCAGAGCAAGTAGCTGACTTCAGAAAAGAAATTGGTATTGCTGCTAGGACAATGCCATTTTCTTTGCAGTCAAAGACAACTGATTTCCGGAAATTTTCAAATAGTAGAGAGGACATGGACCAGCCAACTACCTCTACCCAGTCTGAGACAACAGGTTGCAAGGCTACAGAACCGATAAGTGTCATGGATAGGAATATTACTCCTGCAGTTAAAGCCTCTATTCATGGAATATCAACTGCTGAACGAAATATTGGGGATGATAGATCTATGGGATCTGGAAACTATGAGTCAGATTCGATAACAGAGCCACCCACTAGTTACCAGGAAGAAAACT GTGAGACTCGTGGACATAAAATAAACAGAGATGCACCCACTGTTGAGAGTCAGAAAGGAG GAAGAATGCGTTCACTTATGATAAACTGGGAGAAAAGGGGAAGATCTTCTAGCTATGAGGGACCTACTTCCAGCACTTCCACTGGGACAGGATCTGTGGTGAATGTGCTCCCTCTTAATATG TTTAAACAGAGAGGACGCACCCCATCCATTGAAAAGGAAACGGTTTCTGCTTTTGACGAGGATGTTATTGCAGACTTAATGGAACAGCATGACCAATTTCTCAGCTCTATGCAGTCTCGTTCTGCCAAGTTACAG ATATTGGGAGAGAAATGA
- the LOC133704881 gene encoding katanin p80 WD40 repeat-containing subunit B1 homolog KTN80.3-like isoform X1: protein MTTKRAYKLQEFVAHSSSVNCLKIGRKSSRVLVTGGEDHKVNLWAIGKPNAILSLSGHTSGIDSVSFDSSEVLVAAGAASGTIKLWDLEEAKIVRTLTGHRSNCISVDFHPFGEFFASGSLDTNLKIWDIRKKGCIHTYKGHTRGVNAIRFTPDGRWVVSGGEDNTVKLWDLTAGKLLHDFKYHEGQIQCIDFHPHEFLLATGSADRTVKFWDLETFELIGSAGTETTGVRCLTFNPDGRTLLCGLHESLKVFSWEPIRCHDAVDVGWSRLSDLNVHEGKLLGCSYNQSCVGVWVVDISRIEPYAIGNANRFNSHSESKSGAIGNQSVLLENNAKTSMGRLSVSQNSDVLVKETKSLGRSAVSQNSVSGNESSKESKILPSAGSVPGTPQRVNLNTGLKTTMTGPLTVSSTAAPKRSSTKILSAANVPVLNKADVIPVIVPRTNSRSEQVADFRKEIGIAARTMPFSLQSKTTDFRKFSNSREDMDQPTTSTQSETTGCKATEPISVMDRNITPAVKASIHGISTAERNIGDDRSMGSGNYESDSITEPPTSYQEENCETRGHKINRDAPTVESQKGGRMRSLMINWEKRGRSSSYEGPTSSTSTGTGSVVNVLPLNMFKQRGRTPSIEKETVSAFDEDVIADLMEQHDQFLSSMQSRSAKLQVVYRYWERNDVKGAIGAMEKMADHAVLSDVISIVADKIDIVNLDICTCLLPLLTNLLESHMDRHLSISLDMLLKLVRMFGSMIYSTLSASTSVGVDIEAEQRLERCNICFVELEKVKRCLLTLTRKGGSVAKHAHELNLALQEVS from the exons ATGACTACTAAACGCGCCTACAAGCTGC AGGAATTTGTGGCACATTCTTCGAGTGTCAATTGCCTTAAGATTGGCAGGAAATCATCCAGGGTTCTTGTGACCGGAGGAGAAGATCACAAAGTCAATCTTTGGGCTATTGGTAAGCCCAATGCTATACTG AGTTTGTCCGGACATACAAGTGGGATTGATTCGGTAAGCTTTGATTCTTCAGAAGTCCTTGTAGCTGCAGGAGCTGCGAGTGGCACAATCAAGCTTTGGGATTTAGAGGAGGCAAAAA TTGTTCGCACACTCACTGGCCACAGATCCAATTGCATATCTGTAGACTTTCACCCTTTTGGAGAGTTCTTTGCATCTGGTTCCCTGGACACAAATCTTAAGATATGGGATATCAGAAAGAAGGGCTGTATTCACACTTACAAGGGCCACACTCGAGGAGTGAATGCAATCAGATTTACCCCAGATGGTCGTTGGGTTGTATCTGGTGGAGAGGACAATACAGTAAAG CTGTGGGATTTGACTGCTGGAAAGCTATTGCACGATTTCAAGTACCATGAGGGCCAGATTCAGTGCATAGATTTTCATCCCCACGAGTTTCTTCTTGCAACAG GTTCTGCTGACAGGACTGTAAAATTTTGGGACCTTGAAACCTTTGAGCTAATAGGTTCTGCTGGGACGGAG ACAACTGGAGTGCGTTGTTTGACCTTTAATCCTGATGGGAGGACTCTACTGTGTGGATTGCATGAAAGTTTGAAA GTTTTCTCATGGGAACCAATAAGATGCCATGACGCCGTGGATGTGGGATGGTCTAGGTTGTCAGATCTCAATGTTCATGAAGGAAAGCTTCTTGGATGCTCATACAATCAGAGTTGTGTAGGAGTGTGGGTTGTAGATATATCG CGTATTGAACCGTATGCAATTGGAAACGCCAACCGATTCAACAGTCATTCAGAATCTAAATCTGGTGCAATTGGGAACCAATCAGTCCTGCTTGAGAACAACGCAAAGACTAGCATGGGAAGGTTATCTGTTTCACAAAATTCTGATGTTTtagtaaaagaaacaaaatctcTTGGAAGGTCGGCAGTTTCTCAAAATTCAGTTTCTGGGAACGAGTCTTCTAAAGAATCAAAGATTTTGCCAT CCGCAGGAAGTGTACCTGGTACTCCTCAAAGAGTGAACTTAAACACTGGGTTGAAGACAACTATGACCGGTCCTCTAACAGTTTCTAGCACAGCAGCCCCAAAGAGGAGTTCTACAAAGATCCTTTCAGCTGCTAATGTTCCAGTCTTGAACAAGGCAGATGTCATACCTGTAATTGTCCCCAGAACTAACTCCAGATCAGAGCAAGTAGCTGACTTCAGAAAAGAAATTGGTATTGCTGCTAGGACAATGCCATTTTCTTTGCAGTCAAAGACAACTGATTTCCGGAAATTTTCAAATAGTAGAGAGGACATGGACCAGCCAACTACCTCTACCCAGTCTGAGACAACAGGTTGCAAGGCTACAGAACCGATAAGTGTCATGGATAGGAATATTACTCCTGCAGTTAAAGCCTCTATTCATGGAATATCAACTGCTGAACGAAATATTGGGGATGATAGATCTATGGGATCTGGAAACTATGAGTCAGATTCGATAACAGAGCCACCCACTAGTTACCAGGAAGAAAACT GTGAGACTCGTGGACATAAAATAAACAGAGATGCACCCACTGTTGAGAGTCAGAAAGGAG GAAGAATGCGTTCACTTATGATAAACTGGGAGAAAAGGGGAAGATCTTCTAGCTATGAGGGACCTACTTCCAGCACTTCCACTGGGACAGGATCTGTGGTGAATGTGCTCCCTCTTAATATG TTTAAACAGAGAGGACGCACCCCATCCATTGAAAAGGAAACGGTTTCTGCTTTTGACGAGGATGTTATTGCAGACTTAATGGAACAGCATGACCAATTTCTCAGCTCTATGCAGTCTCGTTCTGCCAAGTTACAG GTTGTCTACAGATATTGGGAGAGAAATGATGTTAAGGGGGCCATTGGTGCAATGGAGAAGATGGCTGACCATGCT GTCCTTTCTGATGTTATCAGTATCGTGGCTGATAAAATTGACATTGTCAATTTGGATATATGCACATGTCTCCTGCCACTTCTTACTAACCTGCTTGAAAGTCACATGGATAG GCATTTGAGCATTTCCCTGGACATGCTGCTGAAGCTGGTCAGAATGTTTGGTTCAATGATATATTCAACTCTATCAGCGTCAACATCTGTTGGTGTGGATATCGAAGCAGAGCAAAG GCTGGAACGTTGCAATATCTGCTTTGTAGAGCTTGAAAAAGTCAAACGCTGCCTGCTTACCCTTACAAG GAAAGGGGGATCGGTTGCAAAGCATGCGCATGAGCTAAATCTAGCTCTTCAAGAAGTATCATGA
- the LOC133704882 gene encoding ferredoxin-thioredoxin reductase subunit A1, chloroplastic-like has protein sequence MSTSLALSSAATAAVSSAFPATDTNKFKFNSLISPNPRLNCRYSIITPTATSIATSSSSRRRRKTAVSCSVALGSNNSATMVTDDEEEEAKKKTGARVRVKAPVKVYHVPRVAEEVDLCGLEGEVKQYVSQWKGRRVSANLPYKTQFVHSGGVKFFAHLREDELEFID, from the coding sequence ATGAGTACGAGCTTGGCGTTATCGTCGGCTGCCACCGCTGCAGTCAGTTCGGCGTTCCCCGCTACAGATAccaacaaattcaaattcaattccTTAATTTCACCAAATCCAAGGCTTAACTGCCGCTACTCAATTATTACTCCTACAGCTACTAGTATAGCAACAAGTAGTAGTAGCAGACGAAGAAGAAAAACTGCTGTTTCGTGCTCGGTGGCTTTGGGATCCAACAATTCCGCAACTATGGTGacagatgatgaagaagaagaagcgaaGAAGAAGACTGGAGCAAGGGTTAGGGTGAAGGCCCCGGTGAAGGTTTACCACGTGCCTCGCGTGGCGGAGGAAGTGGATCTGTGTGGATTGGAAGGTGAGGTGAAGCAGTACGTGAGCCAGTGGAAGGGGAGGCGAGTTTCCGCTAATCTTCCTTACAAGACTCAGTTTGTCCACTCAGGAGGAGTCAAATTCTTTGCTCATCTCAGAGAGGACGAATTGGAATTTATTGATTGA
- the LOC133704881 gene encoding katanin p80 WD40 repeat-containing subunit B1 homolog KTN80.3-like isoform X2, with protein sequence MTTKRAYKLQEFVAHSSSVNCLKIGRKSSRVLVTGGEDHKVNLWAIGKPNAILSLSGHTSGIDSVSFDSSEVLVAAGAASGTIKLWDLEEAKIVRTLTGHRSNCISVDFHPFGEFFASGSLDTNLKIWDIRKKGCIHTYKGHTRGVNAIRFTPDGRWVVSGGEDNTVKLWDLTAGKLLHDFKYHEGQIQCIDFHPHEFLLATGSADRTVKFWDLETFELIGSAGTETTGVRCLTFNPDGRTLLCGLHESLKVFSWEPIRCHDAVDVGWSRLSDLNVHEGKLLGCSYNQSCVGVWVVDISRIEPYAIGNANRFNSHSESKSGAIGNQSVLLENNAKTSMGRLSVSQNSDVLVKETKSLGRSAVSQNSVSGNESSKESKILPSAGSVPGTPQRVNLNTGLKTTMTGPLTVSSTAAPKRSSTKILSAANVPVLNKADVIPVIVPRTNSRSEQVADFRKEIGIAARTMPFSLQSKTTDFRKFSNSREDMDQPTTSTQSETTGCKATEPISVMDRNITPAVKASIHGISTAERNIGDDRSMGSGNYESDSITEPPTSYQEENCETRGHKINRDAPTVESQKGGRMRSLMINWEKRGRSSSYEGPTSSTSTGTGSVVNVLPLNMRGRTPSIEKETVSAFDEDVIADLMEQHDQFLSSMQSRSAKLQVVYRYWERNDVKGAIGAMEKMADHAVLSDVISIVADKIDIVNLDICTCLLPLLTNLLESHMDRHLSISLDMLLKLVRMFGSMIYSTLSASTSVGVDIEAEQRLERCNICFVELEKVKRCLLTLTRKGGSVAKHAHELNLALQEVS encoded by the exons ATGACTACTAAACGCGCCTACAAGCTGC AGGAATTTGTGGCACATTCTTCGAGTGTCAATTGCCTTAAGATTGGCAGGAAATCATCCAGGGTTCTTGTGACCGGAGGAGAAGATCACAAAGTCAATCTTTGGGCTATTGGTAAGCCCAATGCTATACTG AGTTTGTCCGGACATACAAGTGGGATTGATTCGGTAAGCTTTGATTCTTCAGAAGTCCTTGTAGCTGCAGGAGCTGCGAGTGGCACAATCAAGCTTTGGGATTTAGAGGAGGCAAAAA TTGTTCGCACACTCACTGGCCACAGATCCAATTGCATATCTGTAGACTTTCACCCTTTTGGAGAGTTCTTTGCATCTGGTTCCCTGGACACAAATCTTAAGATATGGGATATCAGAAAGAAGGGCTGTATTCACACTTACAAGGGCCACACTCGAGGAGTGAATGCAATCAGATTTACCCCAGATGGTCGTTGGGTTGTATCTGGTGGAGAGGACAATACAGTAAAG CTGTGGGATTTGACTGCTGGAAAGCTATTGCACGATTTCAAGTACCATGAGGGCCAGATTCAGTGCATAGATTTTCATCCCCACGAGTTTCTTCTTGCAACAG GTTCTGCTGACAGGACTGTAAAATTTTGGGACCTTGAAACCTTTGAGCTAATAGGTTCTGCTGGGACGGAG ACAACTGGAGTGCGTTGTTTGACCTTTAATCCTGATGGGAGGACTCTACTGTGTGGATTGCATGAAAGTTTGAAA GTTTTCTCATGGGAACCAATAAGATGCCATGACGCCGTGGATGTGGGATGGTCTAGGTTGTCAGATCTCAATGTTCATGAAGGAAAGCTTCTTGGATGCTCATACAATCAGAGTTGTGTAGGAGTGTGGGTTGTAGATATATCG CGTATTGAACCGTATGCAATTGGAAACGCCAACCGATTCAACAGTCATTCAGAATCTAAATCTGGTGCAATTGGGAACCAATCAGTCCTGCTTGAGAACAACGCAAAGACTAGCATGGGAAGGTTATCTGTTTCACAAAATTCTGATGTTTtagtaaaagaaacaaaatctcTTGGAAGGTCGGCAGTTTCTCAAAATTCAGTTTCTGGGAACGAGTCTTCTAAAGAATCAAAGATTTTGCCAT CCGCAGGAAGTGTACCTGGTACTCCTCAAAGAGTGAACTTAAACACTGGGTTGAAGACAACTATGACCGGTCCTCTAACAGTTTCTAGCACAGCAGCCCCAAAGAGGAGTTCTACAAAGATCCTTTCAGCTGCTAATGTTCCAGTCTTGAACAAGGCAGATGTCATACCTGTAATTGTCCCCAGAACTAACTCCAGATCAGAGCAAGTAGCTGACTTCAGAAAAGAAATTGGTATTGCTGCTAGGACAATGCCATTTTCTTTGCAGTCAAAGACAACTGATTTCCGGAAATTTTCAAATAGTAGAGAGGACATGGACCAGCCAACTACCTCTACCCAGTCTGAGACAACAGGTTGCAAGGCTACAGAACCGATAAGTGTCATGGATAGGAATATTACTCCTGCAGTTAAAGCCTCTATTCATGGAATATCAACTGCTGAACGAAATATTGGGGATGATAGATCTATGGGATCTGGAAACTATGAGTCAGATTCGATAACAGAGCCACCCACTAGTTACCAGGAAGAAAACT GTGAGACTCGTGGACATAAAATAAACAGAGATGCACCCACTGTTGAGAGTCAGAAAGGAG GAAGAATGCGTTCACTTATGATAAACTGGGAGAAAAGGGGAAGATCTTCTAGCTATGAGGGACCTACTTCCAGCACTTCCACTGGGACAGGATCTGTGGTGAATGTGCTCCCTCTTAATATG AGAGGACGCACCCCATCCATTGAAAAGGAAACGGTTTCTGCTTTTGACGAGGATGTTATTGCAGACTTAATGGAACAGCATGACCAATTTCTCAGCTCTATGCAGTCTCGTTCTGCCAAGTTACAG GTTGTCTACAGATATTGGGAGAGAAATGATGTTAAGGGGGCCATTGGTGCAATGGAGAAGATGGCTGACCATGCT GTCCTTTCTGATGTTATCAGTATCGTGGCTGATAAAATTGACATTGTCAATTTGGATATATGCACATGTCTCCTGCCACTTCTTACTAACCTGCTTGAAAGTCACATGGATAG GCATTTGAGCATTTCCCTGGACATGCTGCTGAAGCTGGTCAGAATGTTTGGTTCAATGATATATTCAACTCTATCAGCGTCAACATCTGTTGGTGTGGATATCGAAGCAGAGCAAAG GCTGGAACGTTGCAATATCTGCTTTGTAGAGCTTGAAAAAGTCAAACGCTGCCTGCTTACCCTTACAAG GAAAGGGGGATCGGTTGCAAAGCATGCGCATGAGCTAAATCTAGCTCTTCAAGAAGTATCATGA